In one Lolium rigidum isolate FL_2022 chromosome 3, APGP_CSIRO_Lrig_0.1, whole genome shotgun sequence genomic region, the following are encoded:
- the LOC124704214 gene encoding syntaxin-related protein KNOLLE-like, with the protein MNDLMTKSFMSYVDLKKAAMKDLEAGDGTELTEAGGATDERLKGFFVEVEVVKEEMSAIRDALARLHEANEEGKSLHQPDALRAHRGRVNADIVAVLRRAREIRVRIEALDRANAAQRRLSAGCGEGTTLDRTRTSVTAGLRKKLKDIMLDFQALRQRMMAEYKDTVERRYYTLTGEVPEDEVIERIISEGKGEEIMGAAVAEHGKGAVLAALHEIQDRHDAAREVERSLLELHQVFLDMAVVVESQGEKLDDIVTHVDNARDYVHTGNKELGKAREHQRGSRKCLCIGIILLLLLILIVIVPIATSLKRS; encoded by the coding sequence ATGAACGACCTCatgaccaagtccttcatgagctaCGTCGACCTGAAGAAGGCGGCGATGAAGGACCTGGAGGCGGGCGACGGGACCGAGCTCACGGAGGCGGGCGGCGCCACCGACGAGCGCCTCAAGGGCTTCTTCGTCGAGGTCGAGGTGGTCAAGGAGGAGATGTCCGCCATCCGCGACGCGCTCGCCCGCCTCCACGAGGCCAACGAGGAGGGCAAGTCGCTGCACCAGCCCGACGCGCTGCGCGCCCACCGCGGCCGCGTCAACGCCGACATCGTGGCCGTGCTCCGCCGCGCCCGCGAGATCCGCGTCAGGATCGAGGCCCTGGACCGCGCCAACGCCGCGCAGCGCAGGCTCTCCGCCGGCTGCGGCGAGGGCACCACCCTCGACCGCACACGCACCTCCGTCACCGCCGGCCTCCGGAAGAAGCTCAAGGACATCATGCTCGACTTCCAGGCGCTGCGCCAGCGGATGATGGCCGAGTACAAGGACACCGTCGAGCGCCGCTACTACACGCTCACCGGGGAGGTGCCCGAGGACGAGGTCATCGAGCGCATCATCTCCGAGGGCAAGGGCGAGGAGATCatgggcgccgccgtcgccgagcacGGCAAGGGCGCCGTGCTCGCGGCGCTGCACGAGATCCAGGACCGACACGACGCCGCGAGGGAGGTCGAGCGCAGCCTGCTCGAGCTCCACCAGGTGTTCCTCGACATGGCCGTCGTCGTCGAGTCGCAGGGGGAGAAGCTCGACGACATCGTCACCCACGTCGACAACGCCAGGGACTACGTCCACACCGGCAACAAGGAGCTCGGCAAGGCACGCGAGCACCAGCGCGGCAGCCGAAAGTGTCTCTGCATCGGAATcatcctgctgctcctcctcatcctcatcgtcatcgtccccATCGCCACAAGCCTCAAGAGATCCTAA
- the LOC124704216 gene encoding wound-induced basic protein-like encodes MIYDVNSPLFRSFLSQKGGPSSDKRKMEEQKPKDQRFKANENKPVMNE; translated from the exons atGATCTACGACGTGAACTCCCCCCTGTTCCGCTCCTTCCTCAGCCAGAAGGGCGGCCCGTCCTCCGACAAGAG GAAAATGGAAGAGCAAAAGCCAAAGGACCAGCGGTTCAAGGCCAACGAGAACAAGCCTGTGATGAATGAATGA
- the LOC124704215 gene encoding ATP synthase subunit delta, chloroplastic-like codes for MNILNQPGAHPAFPAAKDTGAFQLMPASVRFDGPSTAHTHRSTRWQAQTLRRSSSYVGSPGADEDVAPANQQAALAAPFQPVTLNFLRSLLDKGSMTAIATDEDGGKGAAEAAPPPPLCALRVVVSSAVALDARQTELIARKMRRITGFVHLLVENVVDPSLIAGFVISYGLDDSHAIDLSVRARLAALKNRVDSFDHHHDDRLHPRPHTPFH; via the coding sequence ATGAACATCTTGAACCAGCCCGGCGCCCACCCGGCCTTCCCGGCCGCCAAGGACACCGGCGCCTTCCAGCTCATGCCGGCCTCCGTCCGCTTCGACGGCCCGAGCACCGCCCACACCCACCGCTCCACGCGGTGGCAGGCGCAGACCCTGCGCCGGTCCAGCAGCTACGTCGGCTCCCCCGGCGCCGACGAGGACGTGGCGCCCGCGAACCAGCAGGCGGCCCTGGCGGCCCCGTTCCAGCCGGTCACGCTCAACTTCCTGCGCTCGCTGCTCGACAAGGGCAGCATGACCGCCATCGCCACGGACGAGGACGGCGGCAAGGGCGCCGCCGaggcggccccgccgccgccgctgtgcgCGCTGCGCGTGGTCGTGTCCTCCGCCGTCGCGCTCGACGCGCGCCAGACGGAGCTCATCGCGCGCAAGATGCGCCGCATCACCGGCTTCGTCCACCTCCTCGTCGAGAACGTGGTCGACCCCTCCCTCATCGCCGGGTTCGTCATCTCCTACGGCCTCGACGACTCCCACGCCATCGACCTCAGCGTCAGGGCCAGGCTCGCCGCGCTCAAGAACCGCGTCGACTCCTTCGACCACCACCATGACGACCGGCTCCACCCGCGGCCTCACACGCCGTTCCACTGA
- the LOC124700472 gene encoding GEM-like protein 1, whose translation MASSFAPAPAPAGYPPHGNQAPPGYPPHGNQAPLPQHTAVAVTAASNGAGNPYVLVTPASAAPSTCHSIRKALGRYGKLLEDGTRRAADTTGNIWHHLRTAPNMADAAVARLAQGTKVYAEGGHDRVFHQVFGAVPGEQLRKAYACYLSTSSGPVIGTLYLSTARLAFCSDSPLPYHGPAAQPAEPMYYKVVLPLSQVRTVSPSASLSKPAERYIQIATMDNHEFWFMGFVSYDKALRNLSEALHHRA comes from the exons ATGGCATCCTCGTTTGCCCCAGCCCCGGCGCCGGCGGGGTACCCGCCGCACGGCAACCAGGCGCCGCCGGGGTATCCGCCGCACGGCAACCAGGCGCCGCTTCCGCAGCACACGGCCGTCGCCGTCACGGcggcgagcaacggcgccggcaaCCCCTACGTGCTCGTCACCCCGGCCAGCGCGGCGCCGTCCACCTGCCACT CCATCCGGAAGGCGCTGGGGCGGTACGGCAAGCTGCTGGAGGACGGCACCCGCCGGGCCGCCGACACCACCGGCAACATCTGGCACCACC TCCGGACGGCCCCGAACATGGCGGACGCGGCGGTGGCGCGGCTGGCGCAGGGGACCAAGGTGTACGCGGAGGGCGGCCACGACAGGGTGTTCCACCAGGTGTTCGGCGCCGTGCCCGGGGAGCAGCTCCGCAAGGCCTACGCATGCTAcctctccacctcctccggccccGTCATCGGCACGCTCTACCTCTCCACGGCGCGCCTCGCCTTCTGCAGCGACTCCCCGCTCCCCTACCACGGGCCCGCCGCCCAGCCCGCCGAGCCCATGTACTACAAG GTGGTGCTTCCCCTGAGTCAGGTGAGGACCGTGAGCCCGTCGGCCAGCTTGTCGAAGCCGGCCGAGAGGTACATCCAGATCGCCACCATGGACAACCACGAGTTCTGGTTCATGGGCTTCGTCTCCTACGACAAGGCGCTCAGGAACCTCTCCGAGGCCCTGCACCACCGGGCGTGA